The genomic window GCACCAAGCCCAAGGCCGGGTCGGCTGGATCCGGAACCGCCGCGGCAGGGACATCGTCTGCGACGTCGACGACGCCCAGCACCACTGCTTGCACCACCGGCACTGCCACTGCGCCGCCTGCTCTGCAGTACTCCATGTTCGGCAGCGCGCCGCCGCACGGCAGCCGGTTCGCCGATAGCTTCGACCCGGCGAGCCTCGGCCTCAGCTTCCCCGCCAGGCTGCTCTTCCCCGACAATGGCGCCTATGCGGCCGACGGTGGCgcgcagcagcaccaccaccaccaggggaACGGGAACGGCATGGAGCAGTGGGCGGCTGCGCACATGCAGAGCTTCCCGTTCCTGCACGCCATGGACCACCAGATGTCCGGGAATCCTCAATCAGCTTCGGCAATGCCAACCAcaatggcggcgatgcagggcatgTTCCACCTAGGGCtacagagcggcggcggcggcggtaatGGCGACGATGGGGGAAACCACCAGTTCCACCACCAGCCGGCCAAGAGGGActacaaccagcagcagcagcaggattaCCCAAGCAGCAGGGGCATGTACGGGGACGTGGTCAATGGCAATGGCGGCGGCTTCAATTTCTATTCCAGCACTAGCAATGCAGCTGGTAATTAGCTAGCTAGATCTAGCTAGCTTTGTTCTTGCAAACCTAGATTGATGCATGGTGAAATGGGGCCGGGGATGTATAAAATCTTCATCACTACAATATGTGTTACAAGAACTCGATCGATCTCGTCCATCGAGATCTCTAGAGGAGGGGGGATATGAATGCATACACAAGAATGTTAACCTTTTGTCTTTTGAGTGTTTGATCACTATGGCCTTAATTTGTAGTACTATTGTTTAATTGTTGTTTAGTATACTTAGCAGCTAAATGTAGTGTGTTGGTAGCCCCTGCATATGCAGGCTCTGGGATCTTTCCAATTGAGTTTCATTACCTTTTTCATGCACTAATTTGTGGGTGTGTACCATGTCCCACTTCTACACTGTGCTAGTTTCATGAAACTCTTGATGATTTATATATGTCAGATTCTCTTTGTATCAGGGATCTCCTTCGCGTGTTTGCGTGAAGGTTTTTCATAATGGTTTTACTGAGTCTCGGATGACTGGTCTTTTTCAATTAAGTCACGGTCGACATTGAGAATTGTCAATATGACTGTGAGATGCGTGCAAAACTTAACATTTTTTCGGCTATGAGAATAAACAATGCAACTTTTTGCACTAGATGAACAAAAACCACAACACAGTGACTATTTTCTTAAATTTGTATGAACAATTTTGTAAAACAGGTTGAGACATAAGAAAATCTCATTTGACAGTCCACCGTCGTCTTAGTTGTAGCCTTTTCATATTCAATTTTGTGGCTAGTTTGTTGCAATCAAAAGTTCTACTCCGTTAAGGTGTGGTTCATTGTTTTGTTTGAAAATGCACAAGGCGTACATATATACTTATGTATGCAGTAAGGCTAGTTACTCTAATGTGTCATGTTGTTGGATGTATCGTGTATatgctaagagcatctctaaccgATCTCCTAAAATTTGAAGGAGGATACGGCTGAGTATCCTTTAGTGGAGAATATTTGCTCCTCTAAACAAGTGCCGTTTCTAACCTATCTACTAAATTTAACAGAGTAAAAAAATCAACACAAATTCGGTGCAAATTTAGACTAGATTCAAAATTGATTCTGCACAAAATTGATTCGAAATAGAAATACATAACAAATTTACAAAAAATAAATGAAATTTAAAACATGATTGCATGAAAACTAATTAAACTACTAGCTATTAGTCTCATTCTCGATCCTCACCAACTCCGATTCGGTGAGCCCTCCGATGAGCAGTCATGTCCCTCATCGCTGTCGGCGTCATTGTAGAGGTCGATGACCTCTGTCCTCCCGGCCACGTACTGCTTGTATACTGCCGACGCTCTACCTTGACGCGCTCCGGGTAGTAGCCGCGAGCTCCACCAGGTAGGCCTCGCCGGCTTGCTCTACCTCAAGGCACTCGCGGGCCTATCGGTCTTTCCGCATATCTCGTCGGGCGGCCACTTGGGGGTTGACCGACTCCAACCGCGGCAGGCCGTGGGAGAAGTTGCCTCGGGCGGCGGCACCGTGGAGATTGACTGACTTGATGTCATATATGTGTACAACATGCACCGCGGAATGGAAGGAGCCAAGCCTATGCCGCTTGCCGGTGTCGTAGTTGTATATATCTGTGACCCATGTCCCCCACTGGCGCTACCACAAGCCAATGTAATTtggtggctgcggcggcggaggcggcaggtTGGGAGGCAGGATGCGCCGGCGACACTCATGGCAACGTAGATCCGCGGGCCGAATACCGAGGATGTGCTACGAGGAGCGGTGGTGGGTGGATCCGGCCATTTTCGGTGGTGGGTCGGCGGTGGAGTGGCTGTGGGTTATGGTGGGGCGCACCGGCGTGGATTGCATAAAGGGGCCAGTGGGAGGTGAGCGAAGTGCGGTGGAGGATTTTACTCCATGGCCGCTCCAGCCGAGTACATTTGTGGGCGGCTCGGAGCAAAAAAACCTCCCCTAACATTTTTTGGGGTTCGGTTAGTTCGTAGTTAGTGGAGGAAAACCAGATTCATCCTCCTCTACCCGGTTATTGGGGATTGGTTAGGGATTCTCTAAGTTCTTAGTTGTATTGTTCTCTTTCTAAAATAAAAGGTGGAGTTATTTTCCTCTGTAGTAATTAAGTAGTGAAAAGGGGGTACTGGGAACAAAAAATTCGGGAAATAATAGCTTAATTTAATgtaattaccccccccccccttcttttgATATTTTACTGTTGCACGTAACGACAAGTATGTGTGTAGATACATTCAACTTAAAGCGAGAGAGAAAGATACTAGCTAGAGTGCATGTGTTGACCATGACATTATACATACAACTTTGTAGTCCTTTACACTTGCGTGGTCATGGCAATATTTATCTGTGCAAGGGATATGATAAATTAATTAGCAATCCATGAAAAGATTGTGCAAATTAAATATCTCCTGAATAACCAATGGTATGTCGATAAGAGCTGGTTGTATACTACTAGTAGGGCCGGCATGTGATCGAATCCCCAAGCACACGAGACCATGATGCAAACTCAAAAAAGTGGCAAGAGCATATAAGCAGCGATGTATGTGAACATATGGACTTTGTTAGAGGCAAAAAGGAGTTCAAACGTTAGGTGTCTTTTTTCTGTTTTCGTGTTGGGTTTTCACTCGTTTTCCCCTAATTAAGCAGGGAATGTTAGGTTTTTTCGTTtggttttccttataaactggatcatCTCTATTTTTCTTAATAAAATGCAGTAATAACACCTGCCCCTGCATTGAGGTTCTTCTAGAAAAAAGTGAAGTCCAAATATATAGTTTTAGAAAAAAAAAATGCACAGATGTGATTTTTGAAATTACGATGCATGGCATGAGTGAACAAAAGTGATTTCTTGTTCTCATCTGATTATCAGCTGCTGGCAGGCGTTCAATGATTGGTGGCCTTATAGGTTGAATATATATCGTGCATGAAAATTGGTGGAGAAGTACACAGCCGGCCGGATCGATGGGACTAGCAGCAGCTAGCTAGCTCTCACAAAACCATATCATGTACGGATGTGGCGCATGATGAGCATATTATCCATGGCATATTGCATGGAAGTTCGCGTCAGATCGACCACATAAATTACAGCATCGATGCAAGCATATATGGACGACTAAAGAAGCTAGGCAAGGCAGAGGGGcatgcatgatgatgatgaggaattATAGCGGGGTGTGCCCAAAAGCacagtggggtggggtggggtggggaggcAAAACTGTCACAAAAAGCGAAAGGGGGGTTGGCTAGCTAGGGTTTTGTTTGGAATGGTCCAAGATCCTGCCTGAATTCTTGGTACGCGCGAGCATGGCCATGGCCAGCATGTTCAGGGGAATCTGATTCTCCCCCTACCTTTGGCTCGCTTTCATGCCAGGCATTTCCTTTGCTTTGCTTTCTCCAATGCCTAGGTGGCAGCAGGCCagtctcctcctccccctcttgcTGTGcttcttcaccccccccccccccccccctcccctttggGGGATAAAGCTTGCTAGCACATGCACCATTATTGTTAGTTTTCTTCCCTCCAGATCTATGTGTGCTTCTCTCTCGCCTCTCTCTAGGTAGGGGGTCTTTCATTAGCTAGCCATTGGATGGGAGGGGTTGTTTATCTTGGTCCTTCCTCCTTTTTCTTCTGACAGAACATGATCTTTGCTTTTACTCATGTTTTGATCTTGCcatgcatggatggatggatgcttgTTTTACCCCAGTCGATGTAATCAACGCAGGGGTTACTAGCTACCTAGCTTCACGTCCTTAACGAATCTCCTCGCCTAGAGATTGCTGGGTGGGTACGATTGTCGATATCGTCGCCTTTCGACAGCATTGTCCAATCGATGTAACAATGCAATGTATGTAAATCATTACCGGTATTTGCATCCTCTCGTGTAAATATTCACCTAGACTGCATTCGTTGTTCACTGAAACTGGTACAGTAAAAGAAGATGGCCTAGGGAAGAGAAGTATGTGCACACAACACATGTTTGTTACAGTTTCTCTCAAACCTGCAACGGACAGTGCAATAGACTATATATATGCAACTGCGTTTTTTGGTCCCTCGACTTTTGTCAAAGTCTGAGTTTGGTCATTTATCTCTTGCATTGAAGTTCTTGGTCCCGCAAGTGTTATAAGAATGACAGGTTCAACTAGGCTTCACCTTAGAGAGGGTTTTGGTGACAACGTGCCAACAATTTCACACACATGCATGCCAATATTTGAGGCCTTCATCCCTTCTTTAAGGCACGGAGCCCATTCTCAAAGATATATACTAGCAGGAGATGGTGCGCTTCTTATTTTTGTTGACAAAACAATATTACATGATACCTGTTGTTTTCTCTTATAGAGATTATCTTTGGTTAAAATGAAACCCTTAAATGGGGATTTAATGACAAAAAATTCTCTCAACAAACCCACACATCACTAACAAGTATGCCCTCAAGCCATCCGTCAATATAAAACGTGACGAGACCTTTTATCCAGAGTGAAATGTTAATATTGTCCCAACATCGAAAGTAGGGGCTAGGCGAGGGAATTCAGTCTTTTGTCAAGGAGCAAAGACAAGACATTTTGTCAACATAACCCGGCCCTTAGATAGATAACTCAAGACAAATATATTCTTTGTTAAGAGGTATGTTCTGATTTTTCAAGTGCATACCGAAATAGGGATCCTAGCTAGAGCTTTTATGACAATTGTTTCTCGAACAGTTTTTGTAGAAATCACACGAACCCCACCCTTGATGTCTTCCACGATGCTTGACATTTTCCGTTCGTCCCGTGGTGCGGTTTCTGATGACCATGTACTCACTTTGGTTTGTCAGACACCAATGGATTCCTGGGTCATCAATTTGGCCAACGAGACATAACTTCCACTCTATTGGTGAAATTCATGATCTAGAAATATGTGTTTGCTTTATAAACTGAAAAGGAGGAGTACTCGATATTGTTCCTGTTCCGGCACTGCATTTTTCCAGTTCCCATGTGGTCAAACGACTGGCATCATGCATGATTTGTGTTCCCCTCTGCCCCTCCAGAAGATCACTCGATCGGCGAGAACTAGGGGTCGATGATGTCTGTAAATAAAATGTACATTATTAAATTCCGGACGGAAATCACCTCATGTATGTTTACATACGCGCGGTCCTAACATCAtaatatgctactccctccgtctctatTTACATATCGTCTTTTATGTCGTCGTGATTTAACTTTGACCAAtgatttcatcaagtaataccTGAGCTGCGTGCCATAAATATCGCAGCATTGGAAACTATTTTCCAAAACAAATTCAAATGGTATAATTTAGGTGGCATATAACCCAGGATTTTCGGTGAAAGCGAAAGTCAAACTTAAACCTCGAAACGGGTTCCATGCGGACCAGGATGACGGAAGGAGAAGTACATTCCATTCCATGCTCAATGTAGCATCATGATATTCCAGTGCTGATGCCTAGCAAGCTGGAACGATCGTATATCCTGCAGTCGCAGTCGCAGATATAACCATCAGGTTCCTTCGTATATTCTACAGATCCTTCCTTTTTCTCTCTCTGTTTGTTTGTGCTGCGATAGCACAGATGGTACATGGACGAAGGATTTTGTGCTGGCAAGAAACATTAGTGAGGTCACAAGTCACATCGAACCTTGTCAGTTCTGGCACTGCATCTGCATGCATGTTCAGGGTTCAGAAACCGATCTTCTCACATGTTGCTGACGGTTTCTGTATTCCCATCACAGTCTAAGCGTTAAATTTGTCTAATTTCATGATCTAAGAAGTGAAACTACAATCAATAGTTGAGCACTGAGGTTAAGTCCGTGCTAAATATGATGGTTATGGGCAATGTACGTAGCCGGACATATACGTGCCTTGGAATGTGGGTGAAGTACGTATGTACGGCAGTGGCATCTTTTTTCCGATAAAGGACACTTTTACAAACACGAAATGTAGCATCAAGTTGATACAATTTATGAGGAACAACACCTGACCTCTGCATAGCTAAGATGTCCACAGCCAAAAACAAGCAGTCTGAAAAGGTAAAAATATGAAAATGGACATATCGGCACCAGTAGAGTCAAATAGGACCGTCACTATGCCTATATCGAAAGAGGTTATGGACCAATACGGAGGTTATGATACAACCCATGTTGAGAAAAAACTTCCATGGCTCCAatcgcgtacacaccgccttgaacggCGGTTGATACTGCGTATGGTGAAGCATAGACCACATGGCGAGTGCGTACAACGAAAAATAATCTGCAAAGGAGAAGATTTTTTGTccttaaaaaccaaatcatttctacataaaACAAAAAGACGATAATAAGACATACGCTCCCAGCTTTAATACTAGCGTTTTGAACCTATAATAGAACGGCAGTGTCTTCTTGCCTTCTTCCCATCGATGATACGAAACAGTCACCATGCACGTACGAGTACGAGTACGAGACAGCAACCAAATGCAAATTTCAGAGTCCAGTATGCTATATACGCACGTACTGCCTGAGTACACTAACAAAGCTACACAaatgtttttcttttttgaaaagaagaaggGCCCCCAAGGACCCAGACCACCATTTACGACACTTTCAATGCTGACCCGCAAACCGGACACCACATCCATCCACGGACCAACGGGACCAGTTCGCGGACATAGATGAGGGAGCCCGCCATTCAAAGCTAGCTGAATACTATCCGCCAATAAAGTAAATTTGAAATTCAATCTGTCTGAGGAAGCACGCACTGGATCTCACAGCAGTGGTGGACCACATCATTGCATGATCACAacaaagaagaaacaagcatgcttAGTTTAATCTGACACCGTGCAATCCGAGCTTCCATGCTGAATCTGCCGTCGCCACCATCTCGGCTGACTCCACGCCGCCATCTCCAACTCATTGTCCTGCCACGGCAACATCTTAAAACGAACGGCTTGCACAATAATCCCTGCGTCCTCATCCAAATCTTCCATCTTCAAGGTGACCATATACTCTAGCTTATTTTCATAACTAATTTAGTATTTTATATACTCTAGCTTATTGCATAATGGTTGTTGGAAAATTAGTTGTTCATAAAGAGAACAATTGTTTTTCGTTGTTATGCATAGTGAAGGGCCATACTCTTCTTATGTagtatgtatgttatgaatattgacaATAAAATTAAACATCCATAACATTGGCGCTAAATATCATAGCACTAAATGAATATCACAAGTGtgtgtggcactgcatttagtCACATTGTAGAAAAACACATGGAGAAATTCTATAGTTATGAATTTTAGAGTCATCTGATTACgtatcatctgacacttgcaactttcacCCAAATAGTGGAGTAACTAAAATATCGTTCACGGGCATTAGGAACAAGCAACAAAAATGATAGAagcatacatgctgatgtgtgtaaTTCAGTAAGAGTTGTTGCAAGCGGTGGATTTATCTCTCTTCAagaatgactcaagtagatatatggatttTTTCTTGTTGGGACATAAGTCTAGATCCTTTAAAATAGTTAAACAgattttcagaatgaagtagaaatTATTATAACAAGATAAATTATGTTTTTGCAATTAGACTTAAAAGAGGAAATTTTGAGTTACAAGTTTAATGAATATATGATGATTTGTGAAAAGAgcttcataacttgcacctcccggaacaacACTAAGAGTGGAGTATCCAAGAAGATGTAATCAAATCATGTGTGACATGGTGAGATCAAAGACAACACAAATCAATTTTCCATTATACTTTTAAAATctcatgctttagagactgcgacATTTATAGAGTGCTATCAAATCTATTGAAAAATGACGCCATATAAGGTATGGTATGGTATGTCAAACCATTTtgtcttttcttaacatttgggaATATGAGACATATGTAAAAGTGTTTACAAGCTGATGAGCTCATATCCCAAGCCGGATTAGTGCTACTTTGTTAGTTATCCCAAAAGATCGTATTCCTCTATCACTACACCGAGGCAAAGTATTTTTCCATAGAGTGCGGTGAATTTAGAAGAAAACGTTTCTTGCAAAAGAatgagtgggaggacagtgcaactcgaGAGATGACAGAATCTTCATAACCAGGTCAAAGGGAAGAAGCGTTAGAAGTATTTCCAAAATTTCCTACTTTGACTGATACGCAAGCCTCTACATGAGACATAGACTTCGATCGAATTTGCAGCTAAGCCACATGGGTTAGGCAAAACTCATACAGGCCCGTGTGGTATGCAGACGACAAAAAATTAATCTATGTACACAAAGAAGCATTGATGAGACCTGACTCTGAATTGGTTATATGTCAAAGTAATCCAAGACATTATCCATACATGATTCCAGTTTAGAACTTGATGAACCCTCCAAAAGACTTAGAGTTTCACGTATAATAAAGGATATGTAAACCGAcaaagataaaaatgttttataaagTTGGACTTGTTTCGAATAGTATATGACAAGTTCACATACTTGACTACGAGAAGATTGTCTCATTGTACTGATGCTTAAAGTCACTTTCGGTTAAACTAGCAATTACTACATATTTGAATTATGAGATAAAAAATATGGACGCCAAAAGGATTTTCATGAGAAGGGAGTAGATCCAAGGAGATTTTGTCGATCAAGAGGATGCTAATAACTGTGCAAACTTCAGAGATCCAAGAGTGGACTGAAGCAATCATAATGGAGTTGGACTCTTCGTTCTGATGAATGCTCAAGGAGTTGGATTTCACTGGGGAAAGTGAAGATACTTGTGTTTACAAGAAGTGGGATCTTAATAATATTTTTCCCTTTTCGAGGAGCACATATGTGTGCCTCCACGAGATGCAAATACGCACTTCTCGTGGAAGCACAAAAATAAAATCTTGGAACAAATTCCATTTCCGAAGAAGCACAAtcgtgcttctcgtggaagcaaatatgtgcctcctTGGGAAGCACATATTTACAAAAAGGAAAAGTAACTTCACTAAGAAAGATTGCTTCTCGCAGAAGTAAGTCTATGCCTCCACGAGAATCAAATATGTGttttgtgaagaagaagaaaatttgCGTAGAAAAATCATTTTCCCTTTCCGACAAGCACAAATTtctgagaagcaaatatgtgcctccacAAAAAGGAAATCCGTGCTTCTTgtgaaagcaaaaaagaaaatcaCAGGAAAAACATTTCATGATTTTTTCTCTCTCCAAAACATAGGGAAAAACCAGGCgcaaactgaaaatccaaaaaagaaaaaacaaaaatcccaTCAAAAATACAAAAACATGTATGGAAAAATAAAAACCGGAAAACTGAGGGACCGCCTACCACGTGACATGTGAGAGCGGTTGGACGTACCACTTGGTGCACTCTCGGCCCACAAAAGTGATGCTTGCGGGGCTCCCGCATGgggtaccccttgactacttgctCTCACCAAATAAGAGGACCTGCTCGGAACGGCGAACTGTCCATAATTTGCTCACGCAGGGATGCCAGCGGCAAAGACATGGGCCAGCCCACTTGCAAAGCCATACGCAGTGCGGTCAACCTGTTAGACATTACTGgtctcttttgtttttttttcttaaattttgttttcatttttcttcGTCGTTTTTTGCTTCTTGTTTCTTATTTCTTTCTTCATTTGCTttagtttttcaatttttttgcataaaatatttcaaaaaatgttcacaacttACAAAACATGTTCATGTTCTTCATAATATGTTTGAGAGTTTCAAAAACAGTTCCCGTAAAAAAAAGTCTCAGCAAATTAAAAAAACGTGCATGTTTTAAAAATATTGTTCCAAACTTTATGAAAACTTTCCTGTTTATAAAAAATATTCAGGCTTAGTTTTCTTATTTTTTATTTAAAAATATGTGCATGTTTTGGAAAAATATTGGGAGTGTCAATAAATGTTCCATAAATGTGCGTGTTGTCAATAAATGTTGCATTTGGAAAAAATATTTGACTATTTTAAATATATTTTCCGAAATTATAAATGTGCTTTCTTAAAAAAATCTAGAGGGATCAAACCCAAGATTTTCCACAGCCAGTAGTTCAGAATTTGAAGAAATCTTTGGACCTGCACTTGAATTTGTTCTTAAAGGGTTTTCTGAACGTGATCACTTGTCAAATATCTTTGGATTTGATTCCTCCAAGAATTATTTTTGGGCATGGacaattttcaaatttgtgaataaatTTTGAAAGATTTATAATATTTTCTATAAAATGTAAACCTTTTTAAAGATCATGATCTTTGTAAGAGGAACATTTATTGTAACTTCCGAttatttttgaaaatgtgaacatttttcagAATCCGGATATTTCTTGAAATTCCAAACAAAATTTTGAAACATAaataattttttaatacatgaaaaTATTGAAACTCCGGAGCACTATTTGGAAACCACAAACATTTTCTTAATTTTGGGAACAATTTTTAAAAGGGAACACTTTTTGATATCCCCACTCAAAATTTGCGGAACAGGAATATTATTTTGAAATATGCGACCTAATTTTGAAACTACTGGCCAAAATTTGAAAACAAGAGCGTTTTATGAGATTTTGAACTTTTTAACACGAATGTTTTGCAATTGCTCATTTGCAAAAGtgcaatcattttttgaaaaagaaaaaccaacttgaaaaaaaggaaaacaaaaaagaaacaaaaaatgaaaatgaaacaaaaacaaaaacgaaaaataagaaaaaaaccaatatatgaaaaaagaaaaaaaagaaaaaacaaacaaaagagaccgtaaaacaaacaaaaaaaagggtTCGGGGAAGAAGTTTTTTTAGTGTTGTTTGCGGGGCCTTACTGTGAGTATACCGTTTGATCCGCCGGGACATGTCTCGCTTGGATCGCTATCTTTGCGAGTTACCGATAGTTCTCTGCAGAGCGAGCGGCAAGGCAAATGTCGTGAATGCTATATATCGTGTCAATCGAGTTGCAAGGTTCTCTCGCTTAAGCATCTACaatgatgggccggcccattagcttaTATACATAAAAGAGAAAATGAGAAGGAAAAAACAGAAGTACCGGGATTTGATCATGGGACCTCCATGATAACAGACAGCGCATATAAATTAGGTTAGCTATCATTTCCTGTCAAACAGTAGGGGCCCGACATATGAGAGTAAATAACATCCGGTTTTTCAATGGTTTTCCTGGGTTTTTTCAACAGGTTTTTTCTATCTTTTCTTTCTCCATTTTCTTCGGTTTTATTCAGTTTTCTTCAGGTGAATTTTATTTTGTCGTTTCTTTTCTTTTATCTTgtctgtttttatcattttcttcatttgtttctttggttttatttccattttctttgttcttttggtttattttgtttcttttacGGTTTCCATTTTTTGGTTTTCGGTGTTTCTTTtgattttcattctacatttttttatatgtcaacaacatttttTCTAATACAAGCTTACCATTTTTccaatacaaatttaacatttttcaatacaTGGTCTACATCTTTTGTATACACATCTTAACATTTttcaatgcttgattaacattttttaaatacaccaTTATTTTTTTCCAATGCACaattataaaaaaaatcaaatgatTGACTAACATTTTCTAATTCCTGGTCAACATTTTTTATGCACATTTGAACATTTGTcagatgcttgattaacattttttaaaatgcaatAGTAACATATTTTTAAAACATGGTGAATAGTTTTTCTAAACACATTTTacctttttcaaatacttgtttcaaaattttcaagtgCTTGAttaacacaaacacacacacacacacacacacacacacacacacacacacacacacacacacacacatgagaaAATTTGTTTCATTGTTTTTAGAATATATGGTCAATGTTTTATCTATACACATTTATCCTTTTCCAAGCGCTtgcttaacatttttcaaacacttgtcAACATTTTTTCGGATACTTGATATTTTCTAAATAGATATAAAAAAGTATTTTGTGCACAGTTTATTTTTatatacattttttgtatatgtgATAAATATTTTCTccatacatatttaacatttttataATGATTGGTCAACATTTTTCAAAGGTTTTAATGTAGAGTGGTTTTGGTAATATACttatttttaatatttgaaattATAAAAAGCATAAGAAGAAAGCAAAAACGAAAACTAAAAACGTGAAAAAAAGAGAAACAGATAACGTGGCTGTTGGTTCCCTCACGCCAGGGCGGCCCTACTGGTGGCTACCTTCAGCGAGACATAGGGGCGCCCGTTTACGATGGTTGCATGCTCGCCTACTTATTACACCCTTCATGGCCGGCCCACTACAGTCTGTAGGTTTCTCTATAGTCTTCACGTAATTTCATAATAATAATGATATGTTAAAAACATTCAAGCCATAAAAATTGTTCAGATGTGAAAAACAATTTCATGACTTTAATCAATATTAGTATCATTCAAAGATGCTTATGACATTTTAAACTGATTTTATCATGTATATTAAGAAATGATGATCATGCATTAAAACAAATTCATATTGTATTTTAAAATTACTTTGCTCTCTGTATGAATATACAATGCTTTTTTTGAAAATTATTCTTAATATATTTAGAAAATGCACGCTGTGTTTTAAAAATTATTCTTCATGTA from Triticum aestivum cultivar Chinese Spring chromosome 3B, IWGSC CS RefSeq v2.1, whole genome shotgun sequence includes these protein-coding regions:
- the LOC123067038 gene encoding dof zinc finger protein DOF3.6, whose product is MIFPPAFLDSSSCWNTNHNQLQLQQIGSNSHITTTPSPAGHGPGDGGGGNNNNHGQQEGLMATAGAGGGGGDGGGGGGGDGDSAGGGNNKPMSMSERARLARVPQPEPGLNCPRCDSTNTKFCYFNNYSLTQPRHFCRACRRYWTRGGALRNVPVGGGYRRHAKRSTKPKAGSAGSGTAAAGTSSATSTTPSTTACTTGTATAPPALQYSMFGSAPPHGSRFADSFDPASLGLSFPARLLFPDNGAYAADGGAQQHHHHQGNGNGMEQWAAAHMQSFPFLHAMDHQMSGNPQSASAMPTTMAAMQGMFHLGLQSGGGGGNGDDGGNHQFHHQPAKRDYNQQQQQDYPSSRGMYGDVVNGNGGGFNFYSSTSNAAGN